The Hemicordylus capensis ecotype Gifberg chromosome 13, rHemCap1.1.pri, whole genome shotgun sequence sequence CTGCCTGCCCTCAGCACAGCCCTCTTCTCCTTTAGACAAGTAATATGTGCAGGCACAAATCACTGGTGCCAAATATTTGATTTGCAGTACGATAAATGTTTCTGCAATACAATGCATAATTATTCTTGGCAAACAGCATAAACATTTGCTGATAACCAGCACATTTTCCTTcccaaagaaaagaacaaaatgttTTCAGCCTACCTGAGGACAAATAAAACCTGCCCCGTACATGAAACTTCTGACAGAGGAAGAAAGAACATCCTTAGGGATAAGGTTATCTGCAAAGATCATCATGAAATTGCTGCAGAAGGCCAAGTGGAAAACTTGAAAGAAGTTCATTGCCACAAAAAGCAAAAAATTGGTCTGGGTCAAGATCTGCTTAGTCAACAAAAAGACCGAAGACCAAGAGAGCACTCTTTTGGCACTTTCAGGATCGGATTCCTCCACAAGAGCTTCCCTTTGTTCGTACTCAGTCGTGCTATACATGCCAGTGTAACACATGCAAGCAGTGGCTATTGCTCCCACGAGGACCGTAAAGACTTGGAAAGACGTGAAGTTCTCCATGTTATCAGAAATCAAGCCACAGAAAAGGACGCTGGTGGATCCAACTAGCGTTGCCACTTGGTTATACTTAATCAGCTGAAGCCTACTTTCGTGTCTAGTTGAGATTTCTGCAAAGAGCGCGCATTGTGCTAGCAAGACAAATGTAAGCAGGCCATCGAAAGCACACAAAGCGACAATAAGATGCAGCCCACTGAGCCAGTCACCTTCTTCATATTGTTTCCAAGGAAACCAGGGAAGCAGAAAGGCCAATGCATACAATGGAGCCCCATATAAGATGGAGAACTGGCGTCTTGAGCAGCATGGCACTTTGGAGTTGTCTTGAAGGTACCCAAAGAGAGGGTCATTAATGGCGTTCCATATCATAAAAACAACCtaaggaattttttaaaagtgtattatttatttttaaaaaaactttatccACTACCTGGTtcaaaaggggaggagagctggtcttgaggtaacacacatgaattctcccctttgctaatcagggtccaccctggtttgcatttggatgggagactacatgtgagcactataagatattgcccttgcatgcagaaggtcccaggttcactccctggcaacatctctaggtagggctgggagagactccagcttgcaaccttggagagctgctgccagtcagtgtagacaatactgagctacagtagatggaccaagggtctgacttggtataaggcagcttcctatgttcctatgtaacagtgCCCTCAGAGCCATTATTAAAAATATAGGAACATATAaattataatactaataaaagtaGAGCATCAAATAGTTCTGATGAATTTGTAAACTATTTGTCATTTTTTTGACTCAGGCACTGCATTTAGGCCAACTTTCGAAATAACAATTTACATAATTCAGTTAGGCAACAGTTCTATCTTTAACAAACAGCCACAAAATATTGCCTTTTCATTAGGAGCCATTcagctggttctcacaaccagtaaTAGGGCAGGACAAGTTCAAGATTTTTGTGGGCTCCCGTTctgtgattgtgtgcaagcaaaaagcaaggtaggaaggagTGGAAGTGTTTGTCTGAAAGGCTccggggcatttttcacacagggcttttagctcacaccTCCTCCGGAATAGagcatgtgcattcacatatcggccagatttaccctgaagtccctgcaatctattggggagcacttcacacacgattcagatttttcatttgtgtgttagaatgtagtccgatttatatccagggtaaaaaaaaatccactttttgcattggtttcttggggcaactttgaactcacagtaaagccttgcagtaaactcgtggtaaagcttgctgtgtgaaaaacactctGCTGGGTAAgaaagcttttccttctacctcataAAACAGCTAGGCAGGATGGAGCCCTCCTAACTAGCGGGAGCCTTGCACACGATCACTTCCCAcggtgtgctggggttgaatagggtcagctgcctctttgtccagttaacaGGGACATACATTCTTAAATAGATCTGAACTTCCTATCCATTATGAAACAACTATTATGAGCACAAGAACATGAAGAATTTAAAGCATCCCAGTAAAGGGTAGCCAGATATCTCTGGGAGATCAGAAACTGATCATGGCAATGGCTATTGCCTATGGTTGTCCCCAGAAGGTTCTGCTACTTAGACTGCATTTGCTGGTACCACACTTTGGTGGCATGCTGTGAAGTTCCAAATTCAAAAAAATTAACATCTTTGAAACAAATACTAGAAATTATAATAGGAAAATCTAATGCTGAAGTTGGCCATACCTGTGCTTGATGGAATGCTATTTCTGAGATCTTATATTGGTTTAAAAAGAGTTTGACATAATAGAAATTAAAGATGCTGTTCATCATTCCAGCACCTAATGTGGTCATAGAGTATGCCAAGGCATTCGGATGAACTGCCAAAATAAACTTCATTTTTCCAGTGAGGTATTTTCAATCCTCTaggagaaaaaataataatataatgattACAATAGTTAGTAGTCGTTATAATTCCGATGAATAGCTGAGTCAAAGAATTTGGTTGCAGCTCAACCCTATCAAttgttactcagaagtaagcctcacttTCAATGGAACCTACTCCCAAATAAGCATGTGTTGTATTGCAGTGTTGCAGTCTGatattatgcatgtttacttgaaagtaagtcctaATGAGTTCAGCGGGGCTACATTGATGGGAAGGTATAGGACAATAGCTTTATTAACTTTAACAACACAAGCGCAACCTTCTCATTCTCCGTCCTTCTCCAATCTTTAAAATTCTGTTACGCACCACTGCTAATGTGCAGTGGAATCCTAAACATTTTACTCAGAAGCCCCACGGattccagtgggacttactccctagtaagtgtgtataggattgtagccttacaGCACAAGCCTATGCATGCCTACTGAAAAGTAAGTTctgctgagttcaatgggacttactctcaagAAAGCTGAATACAGAATTGCAGCTTTAGAGAGTACAGAAAATATCAGAGTATTTATTAGTTAAAGCAACGTCTGATGTTATCTGAACAGACAAGcagtaaacaaataaaacataGCACTGAAAACAACCTTAAAGTCACACACATATATTATTGGGCCTAGTCTCTATCATTACTAGAACAAACAGGTGAGGGCATTTCCCTGCATACACATTTCAAAATTGCTTAGTTTTCAGCCGTAGAGTTAAGGATGACAATTCTATACTTTTTGCCATCTGAACAGTGTTTTTTTCATGCTTGTGACTGAAATAGGTGTACAAAAATAATATGTTAATGTTCTAATATTATTTGGATCATGTAGGGTCTATATATTGGTTAGGCAAAATGTGATGTCCTATTGAGCTTCATATAATGTGTTTACATGTGTACAATGAATGGAACCTAAATTTGTATTAACGGTTATATGGAAGATAAGTTTTTCTAATTCCGTTGTAAATATAAATTGTGTGCATGTAAGAAGAGTGTTTTGTAGTTGCAATGATATATTTTGAAAAGAGAAGTCATGGTTAGGATCTCATAAAGAAAGGTATTCTGTAACAAATTAACCATAATTTAGTAAATTAAAGACTGATAATGTAGAAATAATGACATGGTGAAGTATGTATGTTTCTAATATAAAGGGAAGTACGTGTTCAGGACTGTGGcttactggagatgctggggagtgaacctgggaccttctgcatgcaaagcagatgctctactacagaTCTACAGCCCCACATTCACAAGACACGCATGGTGTGTTTAAACTTAGCTTTACATTTTCTTTTggtggctgacagagtttgctcTGAATATCTTGGTAATTACAAATCAATTCTTCATCCTCAGTTAGTAAtggaaacattttattttattccaagTAAAGATACTGCTCCTTGCTTGGATCATGGTGGATCTTGTCAGAGTACATCAATCTTTTTATAATTAGAATCTTCATACGATCCACAAGAGGGCAACATTTGCTCACCTATTTATCCTTGTCTCACTCACAGCTTGCTACAGAAGGACTCAAAATGTTGTTATAGATCCAATACAAACAGGCAGGCAAAAGCAGTGCTACTGAACAGCACGAGCATCAGTTGATCTTGTATATACCTCTAACCACAATTATTTCCACTGGCAATAAGagctcctgccctcctggctcccTTTGGCATACAGTCTGTGTAGTTAGGAGCTCTGGTCAGGTGGATAGTCAAGAAACAGAACATTTTTTGATTAATAGAGTTCAAGATGCTGCACATCCTTTGTACTTGGGGTAATATAGGAAAATGCTACATAAAAGATTGTGATTTTCATCATCAGCTGAACAcaatgttaattttttaaaatactgcttGTTTTTCTTGTTAAGAGTATGGGAGAAAATTGGACACAgaactattatttttattatggtTTACGGTAGGGATTTATTGTATCTAATATAATACTTTAAAAAGCCCCTTTGACCATGACTGCATGGCTCTTGTATTCTCTTCCCTGATATTTtcaaggagggggaaggaaagaaagctgCAAGGGGGAATGTTCCAACATCCAACACCTCCAACCTGAGGCTCAAGTAGGATGAGAAAGAACCCCAAAATTCACCCCCAACATCCTACAGGATACTAGAGTCCAAAACTAGGATAATTTATCCATCTGCTCCACAAACTGATTGAGTTATTTCATTTACTGTATTTCTAAGATGGCTAGAAAAGTAAAGTATACAAAATATATACAATAAATCAAATCCTTCTGGAGTACttataaaaatattaatagaatTAACATAGAGTATGTGACTAGTATTGTagcttgacttgcatttgtgAAACAGCAAGCTAGAAACAGTTAATCTTGATGGCAAAGGTGACCTCTACCAATGGTTAGCTCCAATGGTAGGGAATTAAAGGCGTGATGACATTGATTAGCGTAAATTGATTGCTCCATTTCAACATATGCCTTGAGTAAACGTGAATGACTTTCCCCACATAAAGAACCCTGAGAGCGCCAGTTGCATTTTATTTGTTGAGTTTCTTCTGCAATACTCGGGTTCTATGTCTAGTTACCATTCCATGGAAATAGCAGTATGTGTGATATGGAACTGTCACATAGTTTTCACAGATTTGCAAGCCTTTTACAGAATGGAGGTTTTGCCATAAAAATATGAACACCAGAAAAACTCTCCAAGGACAGTGCAAATTAGAGAGTAACCTGACCTTTTTGCAGTCCTTAAAGCTAATTACTCCAAAGTAGTCCTGACAAGCCTTAATGATTGCTCTagcataaacaattaaaaacctgaaCATACAATTATCAGATGAAGTGGGCTCTGCTGGGGGGGGAGTGAACATTTAGGTTAACAGGCCACAACTTACTAGCTTTTGCTACAAGACTAACATGGCTACCTTTCTGGAATCAGATAAAAAAGGCACCTGTGCCTTCAATAGTTGTGTAGAGAAGAAAGCTGGGCCAAGACAGCTGTTCTGGAAGAATGGGAAAACATAGTTATTAAAGGTAAAGGAAGCTCTGCCTTGCTTTTCCATCATGCTGGCTATCTTCATTTATGCCACTTAAACCAGAAAACAAGCAGCACATGTTGCAGCAAACATAACAGAAGAATCTTGCAGCATCTTATAAACCAAATATAAATGCAATTCTAATAAATACAACCTAAAGACGAAGATTTAAGGCGGAAGAAGCTTTCAGTAGAATTAGGAAACCTGTTCATCAGATGATAATTGCATTATGCAACAGGTTTAACTTTTTCAGACTGGTTACTCTAGAGTAGCCACTAGGGCTCTTCAGGGCGACTCTAGCAAATTAGTTTGGAGTTTGTGCTCCAACAAAAGCGCACTTACACACGTTTACTCTTAGTCCGTAACCAACCCCACAGAATCCAGTGGGGCGCGCTCCCAAGTCTACATTGAACTGCAGCTGCACAATCTGCCCAACTCAGGTAAGTTCTGCATAGGGGATTCCAGGGCAGCAGGTGTAcatggggaggcaggcagcctaacccagcaccaccatctgTGCATGTTTCCCCTGAAGTAAGCCCCGCTGAGTTCAAGGCGGTTTAATTTCCAGGTATGTCTAGGACAGCAGCCTATACCTGGAAGCAAGTCCTATGGAACTCAAGGAGGGCTTTACTTCTGAGGAGGCCAACAGGCTTGCGTTGTGAAGCTATtcgtggtttgtttgtttgtttttaagccgCCACACGACtccgtgtgtgcacatgtgtgcgacTTAACACGAGAGGATTCGTTCCACAAGGCTTCGACACAGAATATACGTTCAGTTATTGGGAACTACTACCGGGAATGAAACCCTGTCCTAGGTCCCACACACAGAGCTCTTCCCGAAAACCAGAGACCTCCGTCCTGCTGCACCCCGCTGCTCACCACTAGGATAGGCCCGCCCTAGCAACCGGCAGCAGCCCCTAACAACAACAGCCGCCGCGCGCGTGCACGCACACCCACCCCACGCCCGCGCCCTGCCCATTCTAGAGCACCACCACTAACCGGCCCTTCAGTCAGTCGTGGGCAGCAGCGCAGGGAGCTCGGAGGGCGGTCCTCGCCCCTCGCCCCGCCCCTCTCCCCTGGCGCCATTGGCCGAGTCCAGGCTGCCCAGCGCGCGATTGGCCAGAGCAGCCGGGCACGCCCGTGGGTGGCGGAGTTACCATTGGCTCCTCTCGGGGCGGTCTCGGCGTGTCTCCCCGTTTTGAACTGCGGCCGCCCGAGGCGTCGTCGCTGCCACGTTGCGATTCCTTCCTCGGCAATGCCGGGCCCTGTGAcggggggagctgctgctgctcttcggCGGAGTCCGGAGGCGCTCGGGAAGCCTCGGGAGCGGGTTTAAAGGAGCCGCCGCCGGAGGGGGAGCGTGGGCGCCAGGAGGCGAGGCgaggcaaggcaagcagggcTCGCTCGCGGACAcatcgcggcggcggcggcagcggggtaGCCGCGATGCTGGCCGACAGCCTGGTGGAGGAGTTCGAGATCCGCGAGGATGAGCCCTGGTACGACCAGCAGGACCTGCAGCAAGGTGGGCGCCGCGCGGGGCGAGGCGGGGCGGGGCTGGGCGGAGGGAGGGGATGCTCTCCTGAGTCTGCCCCAAATGAGGTGGTGGGAGCCCCctcattcccccccacacacacaacacgcCCCCCCAGTAGCTCTCACGGGGGGGCTACAACCCCCATCCACAAAAGCCTAGAAGAATCAATGTCTCTGCAGGGGAGAGGGATGCGTTTCTGGATAAAAGAgtgaccccccaccaccaccacacacacacacgccccccaGTGATTcttaggctggggtggggggctgccccGTCGCCTCAAGAAAAGCCCGCGAGGATGACTACGTGCGATCCCTGCTTGAGGAGGGAAGGATTCGCTTCGTGAATGGAAGAAGCGGGTCGCCGCGCGCCCCGCTCTGCTCTCGCACACTCTCCTAATCCTCGCGCGTGCGGGggggggctgaggaaggggctgcccCTTCGCAGCACAAGGGAAAGAAAGCCCATTGGCATGGCTGGTCTCTCTAGCGAGACTGGTTGCATGCCTGGAAGGGGGTGGCCCCCGctttccacccccccacccccccttgtGCCTGGGAGGAATGAGGGGGCTGCCCCCCACTCTGGGAAATAAAAGACGCACCCggaggggaaggggtgggtggccccctcctccctccctccctccctctgcacttAAGAATCATTAATATGTCtatgagcgagagagagagagagagagagagatggtggaaAGGGTTTCTACCCTGCCGCTCTAGGgcactgctgctcagggtggctgaCAACATGAATGAAATAGGTATGATACAGAGAAGAAAAAATTAATAAGACTGAAAAATTGAAAGgctaggctaaaaccacaattaaaatggcACATAATGTAAAAAAAATCACAGTGAAAAGTTATCAACAAACGGCTAAACACAAAGATGGGGCTACCCACGCTTATTTTTATAGTTCAAGCGTGTGTGTAAATATGTTACCTATACATGATGCATAAATACATAAGGTGTTCCTCTCAAACATAacaagactatttatttatttgcccagcagcacggggggggggttacTGAGGGTGAGGGCACAGTGCATTCCTGGGGGGGGCAAGCTGTCTCCCCCGTATTCGATTTCTTAaacagaaagggtgggggggacacacctATGTGTCTGAGGGGCCACTTGCTGCCCTTGAAAATAAGTACTTATGTGAATATATAAACTGGGTATTCTCCTTTCTCTCATACTTCAGAGAAAGGGCTTGAGATGTCTAGAAAAGAAATCCAAGGGAGAAATAAGTGTGGTTTTATGTGCTGCATCGTGAGCTTCCGTGGGTTGCCTTAGCAAGAAAGGCAAgctataagtgtgtgtgtgtgtgaacaaagcAGGTGTGTGCACTTCTGTGTTTATAGCCTGCTGTTGCCATAACCAATTTTTGCTCATGCCTTGTGTCTCTTTTTTTAAGCAAAAGCAATTAAGGcttatttatgcattttaaaacaagcttatatcctgctgttcttgcccccacccccaatatcttGCAGCAGCATAAGGAAAGGCTCTGCTtaagccatggggtgggggcaggaaacaTGGAGATTTGAGGGTGAAAGATGGGCGGAGGCTTGTGCAAGAGGTGTAGTAACCTGTGAGGTGTGTAACTGACATGAGGGGGTGCTGAGAGAGTTAAATGGGAGAGAAAGTGAATGAGAGGATGGTCTGAGAGAATGAGAGGTACCGTGAAGGCTGAGTAtgttatgcgggggggggggcgggatggggTGTATTTTCTTTTAGGAGAGGACAAGGCAAATTGGGGAGGCACACTGAGAAGAGAGAGGATTATAGAAACCGAAGGGGGTCAGCTGAAGTGTGCA is a genomic window containing:
- the LOC128336379 gene encoding transmembrane protein 180-like translates to MKFILAVHPNALAYSMTTLGAGMMNSIFNFYYVKLFLNQYKISEIAFHQAQVVFMIWNAINDPLFGYLQDNSKVPCCSRRQFSILYGAPLYALAFLLPWFPWKQYEEGDWLSGLHLIVALCAFDGLLTFVLLAQCALFAEISTRHESRLQLIKYNQVATLVGSTSVLFCGLISDNMENFTSFQVFTVLVGAIATACMCYTGMYSTTEYEQREALVEESDPESAKRVLSWSSVFLLTKQILTQTNFLLFVAMNFFQVFHLAFCSNFMMIFADNLIPKDVLSSSVRSFMYGAGFICPQFLVLLSHTLLKKFGYYKIILCSFYLEGIAAAGMLVLGQEHYYLLAFYLTANMVVVQASFSLFNLPLADIVDADLKKHKRRSPLSSMVFGTNALFTKPAQSLAPILVVTILNQFGYVNLHKVAQPDPSLFLGLHDAMFYMICLVPLCIAVIQILTWIPFSIQNSHLTPAY